Proteins from a single region of Gordonia hongkongensis:
- a CDS encoding D-2-hydroxyacid dehydrogenase, translated as MTPHAPVVALLISPDDPPPGNLAELEELATVRLCTADDLGAALPGADVLVLWDFFSRGLADHWGEATASLRWVHVCAAGVDSLLFDGLRASDVVVTNAHGVFDRPIAEFVLAAVLARHKGLHESMALQRDHEWRHRETVATHRTSALVIGTGGIGRAIAKLLRAVGVRVVGAGRTARDSDPDFGHVVATDDLAAQVGGFDTVVAIAPLTEQTAGMIDATVLAAMKPGAHLVNVGRGELVDEAALVESLRSGHLGAATLDVFVTEPLPADSALWDLPGVAISAHMSGDAVGWREALAEQVLDNLRRYVAAGTADPAEMLVNVVDKERGYIRVGG; from the coding sequence ATGACCCCACACGCGCCCGTGGTCGCCCTGCTGATCTCGCCCGACGATCCCCCGCCGGGGAACCTCGCCGAGCTCGAGGAGCTCGCGACGGTACGGCTCTGCACGGCCGACGATCTCGGCGCGGCCCTGCCGGGTGCGGACGTTCTCGTGTTGTGGGACTTCTTCTCCCGTGGCCTCGCCGACCACTGGGGCGAGGCCACGGCATCGTTGCGCTGGGTTCATGTGTGTGCGGCGGGCGTCGACTCGTTGCTCTTCGACGGGCTACGGGCCTCCGACGTCGTGGTGACCAACGCCCACGGCGTCTTCGACCGGCCGATCGCGGAGTTCGTCCTCGCCGCAGTCCTCGCGCGGCACAAGGGTTTACACGAATCGATGGCGCTGCAGCGCGATCATGAATGGCGACACCGCGAGACCGTGGCGACCCACCGCACCTCCGCCCTGGTCATCGGGACCGGCGGGATCGGCCGCGCGATCGCGAAACTGCTTCGCGCCGTGGGTGTCCGGGTGGTCGGGGCGGGTCGGACCGCTCGCGACTCGGATCCGGACTTCGGGCATGTCGTGGCCACCGACGATCTCGCCGCACAGGTCGGCGGATTCGACACGGTCGTCGCGATCGCGCCGCTGACCGAGCAGACCGCCGGGATGATCGACGCGACGGTGCTGGCGGCGATGAAACCCGGCGCCCACCTCGTCAACGTCGGCCGCGGCGAACTCGTCGACGAGGCGGCCCTCGTCGAGTCGCTCCGCTCGGGCCACCTCGGTGCGGCCACCCTCGACGTCTTCGTGACCGAGCCGCTGCCCGCCGACAGCGCGCTCTGGGATCTGCCCGGGGTCGCGATCTCGGCGCACATGAGCGGAGATGCCGTCGGATGGCGCGAGGCGCTGGCCGAGCAGGTCCTCGACAACCTGCGGCGCTACGTCGCGGCGGGTACCGCGGACCCGGCCGAGATGCTGGTCAACGTCGTCGACAAGGAACGCGGGTACATCCGGGTAGGCGGATGA
- a CDS encoding Lrp/AsnC family transcriptional regulator: protein MPDDLDYQIVHALQVAPRAPWGVVGDVVGVSAATAARRWERLVDSGLAWIVTYPGAAYLNTRCSAFVEVQASSRRAALVERLSADRHVATIQRTAGDGDLLLTVMVPDLGFLGDWVQRLADLEGVARTRTRVVMRVFGESERWRVHTLSDADESVLAEHRPEHRPLAHEPDEMDLRLIAALAEDGRRSAVDLAAASGLSAPTVRRRLTALVAERVLSIRCEVSHVISGWPVTANVWARASSRSIAALVDALDELPQVRVCCEVTGTANILMAVWLHTVGELSEFEQQLESRVPGLVVADRSVTLETPKRLGSLLDRSGCRTGSIPVVL from the coding sequence GTGCCGGACGACCTCGATTATCAGATCGTTCACGCTCTGCAGGTCGCGCCGAGGGCGCCGTGGGGCGTCGTCGGCGACGTCGTGGGCGTGAGCGCGGCGACCGCGGCCCGACGCTGGGAGCGGCTCGTCGACAGCGGTCTCGCCTGGATCGTGACCTATCCCGGGGCCGCGTACCTGAACACCCGCTGCAGCGCGTTCGTCGAGGTCCAGGCCTCGTCACGGCGTGCGGCGCTCGTCGAGCGGTTGTCGGCGGACCGGCACGTGGCCACCATCCAGCGCACCGCGGGCGACGGCGACCTGCTGCTGACCGTGATGGTCCCGGATCTCGGCTTCCTCGGCGACTGGGTGCAGCGACTCGCCGACCTCGAGGGGGTCGCCCGGACCCGGACGAGGGTGGTGATGCGTGTCTTCGGCGAGAGCGAACGCTGGCGGGTGCACACGCTGTCCGACGCCGACGAGTCGGTACTCGCCGAGCACCGACCCGAGCACCGCCCGCTGGCGCACGAACCCGATGAGATGGATCTGCGACTCATCGCCGCCCTGGCCGAGGACGGTCGACGCTCGGCGGTCGACCTGGCCGCCGCGAGTGGTCTGAGCGCACCGACCGTTCGGCGTCGGCTGACCGCACTCGTCGCCGAACGCGTCCTGTCGATCAGATGCGAGGTGTCGCACGTGATCAGCGGATGGCCCGTCACGGCGAACGTGTGGGCGCGGGCGTCGTCGAGGTCGATCGCGGCGCTCGTCGACGCGCTCGACGAACTGCCCCAGGTACGGGTCTGCTGTGAGGTCACCGGTACCGCGAACATCCTGATGGCTGTCTGGTTGCACACCGTCGGCGAACTGTCCGAGTTCGAGCAGCAGCTCGAGAGCCGGGTGCCGGGACTCGTCGTCGCCGACCGCTCGGTCACGCTGGAGACCCCGAAGCGACTGGGTTCGCTGCTCGACCGGTCGGGGTGCCGGACCGGTTCGATCCCGGTGGTGCTGTGA
- a CDS encoding TrmH family RNA methyltransferase yields MTEAGPAGSADESGAVPGPTEWQTGPAVGVGPWAVEHPGELAPADPRLDAELLAHGDTRNVVDAYRYWSREAIVADIDARRHPLHVAIENFAHDANIGTVVRTANAFAVAAVHIVGRRRWNRRGAMVTDRYQHLMHHETVADLIDWARDEELTVAAVDNTPGALPLETADLPRDCVLVFGQEGPGVSDDAQRAADLTVSIAQFGSTRSINAGVAAGIAMHAWVRQHADLDAAW; encoded by the coding sequence TTGACTGAGGCCGGCCCGGCGGGTTCCGCCGACGAGTCCGGCGCGGTACCCGGTCCCACCGAATGGCAGACCGGGCCGGCCGTGGGAGTCGGGCCCTGGGCCGTCGAACATCCCGGTGAACTCGCACCCGCCGACCCGCGCCTCGACGCCGAGTTGCTCGCCCACGGCGACACCCGCAACGTCGTCGACGCCTACCGGTACTGGTCGCGCGAGGCGATCGTCGCCGACATCGATGCCCGGCGGCATCCGCTGCACGTCGCCATCGAGAACTTCGCCCACGACGCCAACATCGGCACCGTGGTGCGCACCGCCAACGCCTTCGCGGTGGCCGCCGTCCACATCGTCGGACGACGTCGGTGGAATCGTCGCGGAGCGATGGTGACCGACCGCTATCAACACCTGATGCACCACGAGACGGTGGCAGATCTCATCGACTGGGCTCGTGACGAGGAACTGACCGTGGCGGCGGTCGACAACACGCCGGGAGCCCTGCCGCTCGAGACGGCGGATCTACCGCGCGACTGCGTGCTGGTCTTCGGGCAGGAGGGTCCGGGGGTCAGTGACGACGCGCAGCGCGCGGCCGACCTCACCGTGTCGATCGCGCAATTCGGTTCGACGCGCAGTATCAACGCGGGCGTCGCGGCCGGGATCGCCATGCACGCGTGGGTCCGTCAGCACGCGGACCTCGACGCCGCGTGGTGA
- a CDS encoding YoaK family protein, with protein sequence MTTSTSLRFALLITAACGFLDSYTYLSRGGVFANAQTGNVILLALNLSEQHWYQASGHLWPILAFLVGVVLAVHVKAGRFDHLLVYPIRVTMALQVSILVVIGFVPTSVPHSFITIPISFITAMQIELFRNIGDLNYIAVATTGNLMRLVEAGYGVTVDRAPDARKALTVYGRVVGVFAGGALVGAVCTQVMGGRAAWVPAGFLAVTLLLFVIDERTDPSPTVGS encoded by the coding sequence ATGACCACGTCGACCTCGCTGCGCTTCGCCCTGCTGATCACCGCGGCCTGTGGCTTCCTCGACAGCTACACGTATCTGTCCCGGGGCGGGGTGTTCGCCAACGCCCAGACCGGGAACGTCATCCTGCTCGCGTTGAATCTGTCGGAGCAGCACTGGTATCAGGCCTCGGGTCATCTCTGGCCGATCCTCGCGTTCCTCGTCGGCGTCGTGCTGGCGGTGCACGTGAAGGCCGGCCGCTTCGACCATCTCCTCGTGTACCCGATCCGCGTGACGATGGCGCTGCAGGTGAGCATCCTCGTCGTGATCGGCTTCGTCCCCACCTCCGTCCCGCACTCGTTCATCACCATCCCCATCTCGTTCATCACCGCCATGCAGATCGAGTTGTTCCGCAACATCGGCGATCTCAACTACATCGCGGTGGCCACGACCGGGAATCTGATGCGCCTCGTGGAGGCCGGGTACGGCGTCACCGTCGACCGGGCACCGGACGCGCGCAAGGCCCTCACGGTCTACGGCCGCGTGGTCGGGGTGTTCGCCGGCGGCGCACTCGTCGGGGCGGTCTGCACCCAGGTGATGGGTGGCCGCGCCGCCTGGGTGCCGGCGGGTTTCCTCGCGGTGACGCTGCTGCTCTTCGTCATCGACGAACGCACCGACCCGTCACCTACGGTGGGGTCATGA
- a CDS encoding VTT domain-containing protein, which produces MIDSALATTTTNLALLPGFLDPVNLLNSFGTWMLAGLLLVVFIESGLLFPLLPGDSLLFTAGLIVAAKSAEIEPFAPLWVLLVLIPIAAFLGDQVGYWIGKKAGYSLFRPDAKILKQVYIEEAHEFFEKHGPVTIILARFVPIVRTYAPLVAGAAKMRYPIFLTYNIVGAIAWGAGVTLLGYFLGQIEFIRDNIDYIFLFIVFISVLPIISEIVKRILRSRKKVVEEEPLPASDEANNSAPPAG; this is translated from the coding sequence GTGATCGACTCCGCACTTGCCACCACGACCACCAACCTGGCGCTGCTACCGGGATTCCTGGATCCGGTGAACCTGCTGAATTCGTTCGGCACGTGGATGCTGGCCGGTCTGCTGCTGGTCGTGTTCATCGAGTCGGGTCTGCTGTTCCCGCTGCTCCCCGGCGACTCGCTGCTCTTCACCGCGGGCCTCATCGTCGCGGCGAAGTCGGCGGAGATCGAGCCCTTCGCCCCGCTGTGGGTGCTGCTCGTCCTGATCCCCATCGCGGCGTTCCTGGGCGACCAGGTCGGCTACTGGATCGGCAAGAAGGCGGGGTACTCGCTGTTCCGGCCGGACGCGAAGATCCTGAAGCAGGTCTACATCGAGGAAGCGCACGAGTTCTTCGAGAAGCACGGCCCGGTGACGATCATCCTCGCGCGTTTCGTCCCGATCGTGCGCACCTATGCGCCGCTCGTCGCCGGCGCCGCGAAGATGCGGTACCCGATCTTCCTCACGTACAACATCGTCGGCGCGATCGCCTGGGGCGCGGGTGTCACCCTGCTCGGCTACTTCCTGGGCCAGATCGAGTTCATCCGCGACAACATCGATTACATCTTCCTGTTCATCGTCTTCATCTCGGTGCTGCCGATCATCTCCGAGATCGTCAAGCGCATCCTGCGCTCGCGGAAGAAGGTCGTCGAGGAGGAGCCCCTCCCCGCCTCCGACGAGGCCAACAACTCCGCCCCTCCCGCTGGTTGA
- the pyrE gene encoding orotate phosphoribosyltransferase, producing the protein MSSSAPVPAETPQVDPTAKARLAELVRDLAVVHGKVTLSSGKEADYYVDLRRATLHHEASRLIGRLMRELTADWDYVAVGGLTLGADPVATSIMHADGRPIDAFVVRKAAKAHGMQRQIEGPDIVGRDVLVVEDTSTTGASPSTAVEAVRGIGGNVVGVATVVDRATGADAVITGLGVPYRSLLDLGDLGLD; encoded by the coding sequence ATGTCCTCGTCCGCCCCGGTTCCCGCCGAGACCCCGCAGGTCGACCCGACCGCGAAGGCGCGGCTCGCCGAGCTCGTCCGCGACCTCGCCGTGGTCCACGGCAAGGTGACGCTGTCGTCGGGCAAGGAGGCCGACTACTACGTCGACCTGCGCCGCGCGACGCTGCACCACGAGGCCTCCCGCCTCATCGGCCGGTTGATGCGGGAACTGACCGCGGACTGGGACTACGTCGCCGTGGGCGGCCTCACCCTCGGCGCGGACCCGGTGGCGACGTCGATCATGCACGCCGACGGGAGGCCGATCGACGCCTTCGTCGTCCGGAAGGCCGCCAAGGCACACGGCATGCAACGCCAGATCGAGGGTCCCGACATCGTCGGCCGCGACGTGCTCGTCGTCGAGGACACCAGCACGACCGGCGCGTCACCGTCCACGGCTGTCGAAGCCGTCCGCGGTATCGGCGGCAACGTCGTCGGGGTGGCCACTGTCGTCGACCGCGCGACCGGTGCGGACGCGGTCATCACCGGTCTCGGCGTGCCGTACCGCTCGCTCCTCGATCTCGGCGACCTCGGGCTTGACTGA
- a CDS encoding NAD/NADP-dependent octopine/nopaline dehydrogenase family protein — protein sequence MKVCVIGGGHGSYAAAAELSEKDHHVTWWRRDGAAFSSLVERGTLEIDDHRGRRQIGVDGGAGGGISIVADLAEAVSNAEVIVAPVPAFAHESLARQLAPHLRDGQVVYLPPGSFGSFVFARAVRAAGNPADVAFAETGTLPYLARKHGDTRVVVSGYATRLPTGVFPARHTDRALAVLGEVYPAVERSEDALSGALMNAGPIIHPPLILMNAGPLEHFPSWDIHNEGTQDAIRRVTSALDAERIAVREALGYGAPHFPLADHYTADGDEWMYGNAAHEKLTDSGDWRENIDLHTHRYMTEDVEIGLALLSSVGRWASVPTPVADGLLALAGAVTGRPAATGGRTLENLGLADLDRSGMQALLHDGPAQ from the coding sequence GTGAAGGTCTGCGTCATCGGCGGAGGTCACGGCTCTTATGCGGCCGCGGCCGAGCTCAGCGAGAAGGACCACCATGTCACCTGGTGGCGACGGGACGGCGCAGCGTTCTCGTCCCTGGTCGAGCGCGGCACGCTCGAGATCGACGACCACCGCGGCCGGCGGCAGATCGGCGTCGACGGCGGAGCGGGCGGCGGGATCTCGATCGTCGCCGACCTCGCCGAGGCGGTGTCCAACGCCGAGGTCATCGTCGCGCCGGTCCCGGCGTTCGCCCACGAGTCGCTCGCTCGGCAGCTCGCCCCGCACCTGCGCGACGGCCAGGTCGTCTACCTGCCGCCGGGCAGCTTCGGGTCGTTCGTGTTCGCGCGGGCGGTGCGCGCGGCCGGCAATCCCGCGGACGTCGCGTTCGCCGAGACCGGGACCCTGCCCTACCTCGCACGCAAGCACGGCGACACCCGGGTCGTCGTCAGCGGGTACGCCACCCGTCTGCCCACCGGAGTGTTCCCGGCCCGGCACACCGATCGGGCGCTGGCGGTCCTCGGTGAGGTCTATCCCGCCGTCGAACGCAGCGAGGACGCCCTCAGCGGCGCGCTCATGAACGCCGGCCCGATCATCCACCCGCCGCTGATCCTGATGAATGCCGGTCCGCTGGAACACTTCCCGTCGTGGGACATCCACAACGAGGGCACCCAGGACGCCATCCGGCGGGTCACCTCCGCGCTCGACGCCGAGCGCATCGCGGTCCGGGAGGCGCTCGGCTACGGCGCACCGCACTTCCCGCTCGCCGACCACTACACCGCCGACGGCGACGAGTGGATGTACGGCAACGCCGCCCACGAGAAGCTCACCGACAGCGGCGACTGGCGCGAGAACATCGACCTGCACACCCACCGCTACATGACCGAGGACGTCGAGATCGGGCTGGCGCTGCTGAGCTCGGTGGGGCGGTGGGCGTCGGTACCGACGCCGGTGGCCGACGGCCTGCTCGCCCTCGCCGGCGCGGTCACCGGACGTCCGGCCGCAACCGGCGGCCGGACCTTGGAGAATCTGGGACTGGCCGACCTCGACCGGTCCGGCATGCAGGCACTGCTCCACGACGGACCGGCGCAGTGA
- a CDS encoding 3-hydroxybutyryl-CoA dehydrogenase has translation MTGRHVAVVGAGRMGQGIAAALAFGNVSVTVVDLRDRGADAAAYLDGVRTAVRQALAHKVTLGLLAIEDLDDVAALVTVVGEVDALGPMAGADLVFEAVPEVAEIKRDALTWIEAMVGDTVPIASTTSSFLVDELAGALSAPERFLNAHWLNPADLMPLVEVAPGTATGRGVVDATRDLLVAVGKVPVVCAPSPGYIVPRLQALVMNEAARMVDEGVASAEDIDTAVRIGFGSRFAVLGLLEFIDWGGCDTLFHASNYLRGELGERFAPAPLVESNMTFGRRGISDGAGFYEFDPATVADYRAQRIADFARVLDAVGRLARHEEFSTAD, from the coding sequence GTGACGGGTCGCCACGTCGCCGTCGTCGGCGCCGGCCGGATGGGTCAGGGCATCGCCGCCGCGCTGGCCTTCGGGAACGTGTCGGTCACCGTCGTCGACCTCCGCGACCGCGGTGCCGACGCCGCGGCCTACCTCGACGGGGTTCGCACCGCGGTCCGTCAGGCACTGGCGCACAAGGTCACGCTCGGCCTGCTGGCGATCGAGGACCTCGACGACGTCGCGGCGCTGGTCACCGTCGTCGGCGAGGTCGACGCCCTGGGTCCGATGGCCGGCGCCGATCTGGTGTTCGAGGCGGTACCCGAGGTCGCCGAGATCAAGCGCGACGCGCTCACGTGGATCGAGGCGATGGTCGGCGACACCGTCCCCATCGCGTCGACCACCTCGAGCTTCCTCGTCGACGAGCTCGCCGGGGCGTTGTCGGCCCCGGAGCGATTCCTCAACGCGCACTGGCTGAATCCGGCTGACCTCATGCCGCTCGTCGAGGTCGCGCCGGGCACCGCCACCGGCCGCGGGGTCGTCGACGCCACCCGCGACCTGCTCGTCGCGGTCGGCAAGGTACCCGTGGTGTGCGCCCCGTCGCCCGGGTACATCGTGCCCCGGCTGCAGGCGCTCGTGATGAACGAGGCGGCCCGGATGGTCGACGAGGGGGTGGCCAGCGCCGAGGACATCGACACCGCGGTGCGCATCGGATTCGGCTCGCGCTTCGCGGTTCTCGGCCTGCTCGAGTTCATCGACTGGGGCGGCTGCGACACCTTGTTCCACGCGTCGAATTACCTGCGTGGTGAACTCGGCGAGCGGTTCGCGCCCGCCCCGCTGGTCGAGTCCAACATGACCTTCGGACGTCGTGGGATATCCGACGGCGCAGGCTTTTACGAGTTCGACCCGGCCACCGTGGCCGACTACCGCGCCCAGCGGATCGCTGACTTCGCCCGCGTACTCGACGCGGTCGGGCGTCTCGCCCGCCACGAGGAGTTCAGCACGGCCGACTGA